One genomic segment of Hordeum vulgare subsp. vulgare chromosome 2H, MorexV3_pseudomolecules_assembly, whole genome shotgun sequence includes these proteins:
- the LOC123431205 gene encoding 16.9 kDa class I heat shock protein 1-like — protein sequence MSIVRRSNVFDPLAGLWADPFDAFRSIVPPAIAGGNSETAAFASARVDWKETPEAHVFKADLPGVKKEEVKVEVEDGNVLVVSGERTKEKEDKNDKWHRVERSSGKFVRRFRLPEDAKVEEVKAGLENGVLTVTVPKAQVKKPEVKAIEISG from the coding sequence ATGTCGATCGTGAGGCGGAGCAACGTGTTCGACCCCTTGGCCGGCCTCTGGGCGGACCCCTTCGACGCCTTCCGCTCCATCGTCCCCCCGGCGATCGCAGGCGGCAACAGCGAGACGGCCGCGTTCGCCAGCGCCCGGGTGGACTGGAAAGAGACCCCCGAGGCGCACGTCTTCAAGGCCGACCTTCCGGGAGTGAAGAAGGAGGAGGtcaaggtggaggtggaggacgGCAACGTGCTCGTCGTCAGCGGCGAGCGcaccaaggagaaggaggacaagaatgACAAGTGGCACCGCGTGGAGCGCAGCAGCGGCAAGTTCGTCAGGCGCTTCCGCCTGCCGGAGGACGCCAAGGTGGAGGAGGTGAAGGCCGGGCTGGAGAACGGCGTGCTCACCGTCACCGTGCCCAAGGCCCAGGTCAAGAAGCCCGAGGTGAAGGCCATCGAGATCTCCGGCTGA